A window of the Henckelia pumila isolate YLH828 chromosome 3, ASM3356847v2, whole genome shotgun sequence genome harbors these coding sequences:
- the LOC140891376 gene encoding prefoldin subunit 1, translated as MADEANRTAFLEIQGRMIETTGKLKQVQNQLRNKEGDKKRAYLTLEELKQLSDDTNAYKSVGRTFILEPKPFLMEEQEKKMKDSEDAIASLQTSKEYLEKQMAETENNLRELLQQDPGLARQIMSMSV; from the exons ATGGCCGACGAAGCAAATCGAACT GCATTTCTAGAAATCCAAGGTCGAATGATCGAGACTACGGGAAAATTGAAGCAG GTTCAGAATCAGCTGCGGAACAAGGAGGGGGACAAGAAGCGGGCTTACTTGACCTTGGAGGAGCTTAAGCAGTTGTCTGATGATACCAATGCGTATAAATCTGTTGGCAGAAC ATTTATTTTGGAGCCCAAACCGTTTTTGATGGAAGAGCAAGAAAAGAAGATGAAAGATAGTGAGGACGCTATAGCCTCGTTGCAG ACGTCGAAGGAATACTTGGAAAAACAGATGGCTGAGACAGAGAACAACCTGAGGGAGCTGTTGCAACAAGATCCCGGTCTTGCTCGACAGATAATGTCTATGTCTGTATAA